TGCTGCTGGCGCACAACTACCAGGCTCCGGCGATCCAGGACATCGCCGACCACACGGGGGACTCCCTCGCGCTGTCGCGGATCGCCGCCGCCAGCGACGCGTCGACCATTGTGTTCTGCGGCGTGCACTTCATGGCCGAGACCGCGAAGATCCTGTCGCCGGACAAGACGGTGCTGATCCCCGACGCCCGCGCCGGCTGCTCGCTCGCCGACTCCATCACCGGCGCCCAGCTGCGCGAGTGGAAGGCGCAGCACCCCGGCGCGGTCGTGGTGTCCTATGTGAACACCACCGCCGAGGTCAAGGCGGAGACGGACATCTGTTGCACGTCGTCCAACGCCGTCGACGTGGTGGCGTCGATCCCGGCCGACCGCGAGGTCCTGTTCGGTCCGGACCAGTTCCTCGGCGCGCACGTCAAGCGCAAGACCGGGCGCGAGAACATGCACATCTGGGCCGGCGAGTGCCACGTGCACGCCGGGATCAACGGTCCCGAGCTGGCGCAGCGCGCGGCCGACCACCCGGACGCGGACCTGTTCATCCACCCCGAGTGCGGTTGCGCCACCTCGGCGCTCTACCTGGCGGGCGAGGGCGCGGTGCCCGCGGACAAGGTGAAGATCCTGTCCACTGGGGACATGGTGCACGAGGCCCGCGCGACCAAGGCGAAGTCGGTACTGGTGGCCACCGAGGTGGGCATGCTGCACCAGTTGCGCAAGGCCGCGCCGGGCATCGACTTCCGCGCGGTGAACGACCGGGCGTCGTGCGCATACATGAAGATGATCACCCCGGCCGCCCTGCTGCGCGCCCTGCGCGAAGGCGCCGACGAGGTGCACGTCGACCCGGAAACCGCGGCCAGGGCCCGCGCCTCGGTGCAGCGGATGATCGAGATCGGGCAGCCCGGCAGCGGCGAATGACCGGCCCGGTTATCGACGAGAAGACGAAAACCGCCTGCTGGGAGGCTCGCGCCGATCTGGTCGTGCTCGGCACCGGCGTCGCCGGGCTGACCGCGGCGATCCGCGCGCAGGAGCTCGGTCTGCGGGTGCTGGTCGTGACCAAGGCGGCGATCGAGGACGGCAACACCCGCTGGGCGCAGGGCGGCGTCGCCGTGGTCATGGAGGACCAGCACGACGAGGGCGACTCGGTCGCACGGCACGTCGACGACACGTTGATCGCCGGCGCCGGGCTGTGCGACCCGGATGCGGTGGGGGCGATCCTCGCCGACGGTCCGCGCGCCGTGTCCTGGCTGCGGTCGGCGGGCGCGCGGTTCGACCCCGGCGCCTCCGGCCTGCTCGCCCGCACCCGGGAGGGCGGGCACAGCGCGTTCCGCGTGATCCACGCCGGTGGTGACGCGACCGGGGCGGAGGTCGAGCGGACGCTCGTCGCCGAGGCCACCGGTCGTCGGCTGCCGGTACTGGAGCGGCACATCGCGGTCGACGCGCTGCGTACGCCGCGCGGCGACGTGGCCGGGGTGACGGTGCTCGACCCGGAGGGGCGGCCGGGTGTGCTGCGCGCGCCCGCGGTGCTGCTCGCCACCGGCGGGATGGGGCAGCTCTACCAAGCCACGTCGAACCCGGAGATCGCCACCGGTGACGGCGTCGCGCTCGGGTTGCGGGCCGGGGCGGTGGCCGCGGACCTGGAGTTCGTGCAGTTCCACCCCACCGTGTTGTACACGCCGGGCGCCCGCGGCCGGTGCCCGCTGGTGACCGAGGCCGTGCGCGGCGAGGGCGCGGTGCTCGTCGACGGCGCGGGGGCGTCCGTCATGCAGGGCGTGCACCCGCTGGGCGACCTGGCGCCGCGCGACGTCGTGTCCGGCGCGATCACGCGGCGGCTCGCTTCGGCGCCGGGTGGGATCGACGACCACGTGTTCCTCGACGCGACCGGCGTGCCCGGGTTCGCCAAGCGGTTCCCGACGGTGTTCGCGGCCTGCCGGGCGATCGGTGTCGACCCGGCGCGTGATCCGATCCCGGTCACCCCGGCGGCACACTTCGCCTGCGGCGGGATCGTCGCGGGCACCGACGGCCGCACCGGTGTCGCCGGCCTCTACGCGGCCGGTGAGGTGGCACGGACCGGGTTGCACGGCGCGAACCGGCTGGCGTCCAACAGCCTGCTGGAAGGGCTGGTCACCGGGCGCGCCGCCGCCGAGGCGGTGGCCGCCGACCTCGCCGCAGGCCTGCTCGCCGACCCGAAGCAGGCGTCGGCACCCGCGTGGGGGCGGGTGCGGATGGCTGAGCGGGACGCGCTCCAGCGCGCGATGAGCCGGTACGCGGCGATCGGGCGGGACGCCGAGGGGCTGGCCGTGGCCGGCGCGGTGCTCGACTTGTCGACTTCGGACGGTCCACTCCGGACCCACGCCGACGTCGAGAACGCGTCGCTCACCTTGGTGGCGCAGGCTTTGCTGGCCGCGGCCGCGCGCCGCACCGAATCGCGCGGCTGCCACGTCCGCGCCGACCACCCCGGCCGGGACGACGTGGCGTGGCAGCGCAGTCAGCTGATCCGGCTCAACCCGTCGGGGCAGCCGGTGCTGGCCGACCCCGTGTGCACGGAGGAAGTGGCATGAACCTGGACCTGGAGGACGCCCGCCGCGTCGTGGAGACGGCGCTGGCGGAGGACCTGCGGTACGGACCGGACGCGACCACCGCCGCCACGGTTCCGGAGACGGCGACCGCGGTCGCGGAGATCACTCCCCGCGTGGACGGCACGCTCGCCGGCGTGCCGGTGGCGCTGCTGGTGTTCGACGCGGTCCTTGGCCCCGGATACGAGGTGCTCGGCCGGCGCGAGGACGGCAGCAGGCTCGTCGCGGGTGAGCCCGCGCTCGTC
The window above is part of the Amycolatopsis thermoflava N1165 genome. Proteins encoded here:
- the nadA gene encoding quinolinate synthase NadA, whose translation is MTAATVDLTPYGGVEPDEAWAEEVRKLARERDAVLLAHNYQAPAIQDIADHTGDSLALSRIAAASDASTIVFCGVHFMAETAKILSPDKTVLIPDARAGCSLADSITGAQLREWKAQHPGAVVVSYVNTTAEVKAETDICCTSSNAVDVVASIPADREVLFGPDQFLGAHVKRKTGRENMHIWAGECHVHAGINGPELAQRAADHPDADLFIHPECGCATSALYLAGEGAVPADKVKILSTGDMVHEARATKAKSVLVATEVGMLHQLRKAAPGIDFRAVNDRASCAYMKMITPAALLRALREGADEVHVDPETAARARASVQRMIEIGQPGSGE
- a CDS encoding L-aspartate oxidase, encoding MTGPVIDEKTKTACWEARADLVVLGTGVAGLTAAIRAQELGLRVLVVTKAAIEDGNTRWAQGGVAVVMEDQHDEGDSVARHVDDTLIAGAGLCDPDAVGAILADGPRAVSWLRSAGARFDPGASGLLARTREGGHSAFRVIHAGGDATGAEVERTLVAEATGRRLPVLERHIAVDALRTPRGDVAGVTVLDPEGRPGVLRAPAVLLATGGMGQLYQATSNPEIATGDGVALGLRAGAVAADLEFVQFHPTVLYTPGARGRCPLVTEAVRGEGAVLVDGAGASVMQGVHPLGDLAPRDVVSGAITRRLASAPGGIDDHVFLDATGVPGFAKRFPTVFAACRAIGVDPARDPIPVTPAAHFACGGIVAGTDGRTGVAGLYAAGEVARTGLHGANRLASNSLLEGLVTGRAAAEAVAADLAAGLLADPKQASAPAWGRVRMAERDALQRAMSRYAAIGRDAEGLAVAGAVLDLSTSDGPLRTHADVENASLTLVAQALLAAAARRTESRGCHVRADHPGRDDVAWQRSQLIRLNPSGQPVLADPVCTEEVA